Proteins from a genomic interval of Salmo salar chromosome ssa14, Ssal_v3.1, whole genome shotgun sequence:
- the LOC106568912 gene encoding putative uncharacterized protein DDB_G0271606 isoform X3 yields MQLDKLVAEAAAKPAQEEVQQAQLQVQQAQLQVQQAQLQVQQAQLQVQQAQLQVQQAQLQVQQAQLQVQQAQQASDQEIQSLKKSLSQARDQNQRPGGTTGGHTECTSNVLYVYGASASIESSKVSMQKTVSERDTEMGGLKKEVTRLPEQSAQAQEEVTRLRQEVTRLPEQSAQAQEEVTRLRQEVTRLQEQSTQAQEEVTRLRQEVTRLQEQSTQAQEEVTRLRQEVTRLQEQSTQAQEEVTRLRQEVTRLQEQSTQAEGEMTRLRQEVTRLQEQSTKAEGEMTRLRQEVTRLQEQSTKAEGEVTRLRQEVTRLQEQSTQAQEEVTRLRQEVTRLQKQSTQAQEEVTRLRQEVTRLQEQSTQAQEEVTRLRQELQEKMAPEEQQMADKKEKIKKASMGSKQKLNQLNIAKVQLAKEVEDMKQQREEQEVRLSSLRSWYEGRLHLQDREIRELKDHRNEQPQRNEPHDQDAGAAAESSRTEAVVLPALQSSTPPPTSSPPRCRVVTPVNLPRSLGASPPPEPASDPWFPSKCPPPRPQSCPIHSLTARKVEDEEDDDDDDQGMEEEERYEGSGDTNEPYE; encoded by the exons ATGCAGCTTGACAAG CTGGTGGCAGAAGCAGCAGCCAAGCCAGCCCAGGAGGAGGTGCAACAGGCTCAACTGCAGGTCCAGCAGGCTCAACTGCAGGTCCAGCAGGCTCAACTGCAGGTCCAGCAGGCTCAACTGCAGGTCCAGCAGGCTCAACTGCAGGTCCAGCAGGCTCAACTGCAGGTCCAGCAGGCTCAACTGCAGGTCCAGCAGGCTCAGCAGGCCTCGGACCAGGAGATCCAGAGCCTGAAGAAGTCCCTCAGCCAGGCCCGAGACCAAAATCAAAGACCTGGAGGGACAACTGGAGGACATACAGAATGTACTAGTAATGTACTTTATGTGTATGGAGCCAGTGCCTCCATAGAGTCAAGTAAAGTTAGCATGCAGAAG ACTGTGAGTGAGCGCGACACGGAGATGGGGGGTTTGAAGAAGGAGGTGACCCGCCTCCCGGAGCAGTCTGCCCAGGCCCAGGAGGAGGTGACCAGACTGAGACAGGAGGTGACCCGCCTCCCGGAGCAGTCTGCCCAGGCCCAGGAGGAGGTGaccaggctgagacaggaggtgaCCCGCCTCCAGGAGCAGTCTACCCAGGCCCAGGAGGAGGTGaccaggctgagacaggaggtgaCCCGCCTCCAGGAGCAGTCTACCCAGGCCCAGGAGGAGGTGaccaggctgagacaggaggtgaCCCGCCTCCAGGAGCAGTCTACCCAGGCCCAGGAGGAGGTGaccaggctgagacaggaggtgaCCCGCCTCCAGGAGCAGTCTACCCAGGCCGAGGGGGAGATGaccaggctgagacaggaggtgaCCCGCCTCCAGGAGCAGTCTACCAAGGCTGAGGGGGAGATGaccaggctgagacaggaggtgaCCCGCCTCCAGGAGCAGTCTACCAAGGCCGAGGGGGAGGTGaccaggctgagacaggaggtgaCCCGCCTCCAGGAGCAGTCTACCCAGGCCCAGGAGGAGGTGaccaggctgagacaggaggtgaCCCGCCTCCAGAAGCAGTCTACCCAGGCCCAGGAGGAGGTGaccaggctgagacaggaggtgaCCCGCCTCCAGGAGCAGTCTACCCAGGCCCAGGAGGAG GTGaccaggctgagacaggagcTGCAGGAGAAGATGGCCCCGGAGGAGCAACAGATGGCCGACAAGAAGGAGAAGATCAAGAAGGCCTCCATGGGTTCCAAGCAGAAGCTCAACCAGCTCAACA TTGCAAAGGTGCAGCTGGCCAAGGAGGTGGAGGACATGAAGCAGCAGCGGGAGGAGCAGGAGGTGCGTCTGAGCTCCCTCAGGTCCTGGTATGAGGGCCGTCTCCACCTACAGGACCGAGAGATCAGGGAACTGAAAGACCACCGCAACGAACAACCTCAGAGGAACGAGCCCCACGACCAGG AcgcaggagcagcagcagagagctCCAGAACAGAGGCAG TGGTTCTTCCAGCTCTTCAGAGCAGCACCCCACCGCCAACATCAAGCCCACCCCGGTGTCGGGTGGTGACCCCAGTAAACCTTCCCCGATCCCTGGGAGCAAGTCCCCCCCCAGAGCCAGCATCCGACCCATGGTTCCCGTCAAAGTGCCCACCCCCACGGCCACAGTCATGCCCCATACACAGTCTGACAGCCAGGAAG GTAGAGGacgaggaggatgatgatgatgacgaccaGGGGATGGAAGAAGAGGAGCGCTACGAGGGGAGCGGAGACACCAACGAGCCGTACGAATGA
- the LOC106568912 gene encoding putative uncharacterized protein DDB_G0271606 isoform X5, whose translation MQLDKLVAEAAAKPAQEEVQQAQLQVQQAQLQVQQAQLQVQQAQLQVQQAQLQVQQAQLQVQQAQLQVQQAQQASDQEIQSLKKSLSQARDQNQRPGGTTGGHTECTSNVLYVYGASASIESSKVSMQKTVSERDTEMGGLKKEVTRLPEQSAQAQEEVTRLRQEVTRLPEQSAQAQEEVTRLRQEVTRLQEQSTQAQEEVTRLRQEVTRLQEQSTQAQEEVTRLRQEVTRLQEQSTQAQEEVTRLRQEVTRLQEQSTQAEGEMTRLRQEVTRLQEQSTKAEGEMTRLRQEVTRLQEQSTKAEGEVTRLRQEVTRLQEQSTQAQEEVTRLRQEVTRLQKQSTQAQEEVTRLRQEVTRLQEQSTQAQEEVTRLREEVTRLQEQSTQAQEEVTRLRQELQEKMAPEEQQMADKKEKIKKASMGSKQKLNQLNIAKVQLAKEVEDMKQQREEQEVRLSSLRSWYEGRLHLQDREIRELKDHRNEQPQRNEPHDQGNNKTQEQQQRAPEQRQVSQRTNQAADRGCLFLPFLTKQWFFQLFRAAPHRQHQAHPGVGW comes from the exons ATGCAGCTTGACAAG CTGGTGGCAGAAGCAGCAGCCAAGCCAGCCCAGGAGGAGGTGCAACAGGCTCAACTGCAGGTCCAGCAGGCTCAACTGCAGGTCCAGCAGGCTCAACTGCAGGTCCAGCAGGCTCAACTGCAGGTCCAGCAGGCTCAACTGCAGGTCCAGCAGGCTCAACTGCAGGTCCAGCAGGCTCAACTGCAGGTCCAGCAGGCTCAGCAGGCCTCGGACCAGGAGATCCAGAGCCTGAAGAAGTCCCTCAGCCAGGCCCGAGACCAAAATCAAAGACCTGGAGGGACAACTGGAGGACATACAGAATGTACTAGTAATGTACTTTATGTGTATGGAGCCAGTGCCTCCATAGAGTCAAGTAAAGTTAGCATGCAGAAG ACTGTGAGTGAGCGCGACACGGAGATGGGGGGTTTGAAGAAGGAGGTGACCCGCCTCCCGGAGCAGTCTGCCCAGGCCCAGGAGGAGGTGACCAGACTGAGACAGGAGGTGACCCGCCTCCCGGAGCAGTCTGCCCAGGCCCAGGAGGAGGTGaccaggctgagacaggaggtgaCCCGCCTCCAGGAGCAGTCTACCCAGGCCCAGGAGGAGGTGaccaggctgagacaggaggtgaCCCGCCTCCAGGAGCAGTCTACCCAGGCCCAGGAGGAGGTGaccaggctgagacaggaggtgaCCCGCCTCCAGGAGCAGTCTACCCAGGCCCAGGAGGAGGTGaccaggctgagacaggaggtgaCCCGCCTCCAGGAGCAGTCTACCCAGGCCGAGGGGGAGATGaccaggctgagacaggaggtgaCCCGCCTCCAGGAGCAGTCTACCAAGGCTGAGGGGGAGATGaccaggctgagacaggaggtgaCCCGCCTCCAGGAGCAGTCTACCAAGGCCGAGGGGGAGGTGaccaggctgagacaggaggtgaCCCGCCTCCAGGAGCAGTCTACCCAGGCCCAGGAGGAGGTGaccaggctgagacaggaggtgaCCCGCCTCCAGAAGCAGTCTACCCAGGCCCAGGAGGAGGTGaccaggctgagacaggaggtgaCCCGCCTCCAGGAGCAGTCTACCCAGGCCCAGGAGGAGGTGACCAGGCTGAGAGAGGAGGTGACCCGCCTCCAGGAGCAGTCTACCCAGGCCCAGGAGGAGGTGaccaggctgagacaggagcTGCAGGAGAAGATGGCCCCGGAGGAGCAACAGATGGCCGACAAGAAGGAGAAGATCAAGAAGGCCTCCATGGGTTCCAAGCAGAAGCTCAACCAGCTCAACA TTGCAAAGGTGCAGCTGGCCAAGGAGGTGGAGGACATGAAGCAGCAGCGGGAGGAGCAGGAGGTGCGTCTGAGCTCCCTCAGGTCCTGGTATGAGGGCCGTCTCCACCTACAGGACCGAGAGATCAGGGAACTGAAAGACCACCGCAACGAACAACCTCAGAGGAACGAGCCCCACGACCAGGGTAACaataag AcgcaggagcagcagcagagagctCCAGAACAGAGGCAGGTCAGCCAGAGGACTAACCAAGCTGCAGACAGGGGATG tTTGTTTCTCCCGTTTCTTACCAAACAGTGGTTCTTCCAGCTCTTCAGAGCAGCACCCCACCGCCAACATCAAGCCCACCCCGGTGTCGGGTGGTGA
- the LOC106568912 gene encoding putative uncharacterized protein DDB_G0271606 isoform X8, with translation MQLDKLVAEAAAKPAQEEVQQAQLQVQQAQLQVQQAQLQVQQAQLQVQQAQLQVQQAQLQVQQAQLQVQQAQQASDQEIQSLKKSLSQARDQNQRPGGTTGGHTECTSNVLYVYGASASIESSKVSMQKTVSERDTEMGGLKKEVTRLPEQSAQAQEEVTRLRQEVTRLPEQSAQAQEEVTRLRQEVTRLQEQSTQAQEEVTRLRQEVTRLQEQSTQAQEEVTRLRQEVTRLQEQSTQAQEEVTRLRQEVTRLQEQSTQAEGEMTRLRQEVTRLQEQSTKAEGEMTRLRQEVTRLQEQSTKAEGEVTRLRQEVTRLQEQSTQAQEEVTRLRQEVTRLQKQSTQAQEEVTRLRQEVTRLQEQSTQAQEEVTRLREEVTRLQEQSTQAQEEVTRLRQELQEKMAPEEQQMADKKEKIKKASMGSKQKLNQLNIAKVQLAKEVEDMKQQREEQEVRLSSLRSWYEGRLHLQDREIRELKDHRNEQPQRNEPHDQGNNKVEDEEDDDDDDQGMEEEERYEGSGDTNEPYE, from the exons ATGCAGCTTGACAAG CTGGTGGCAGAAGCAGCAGCCAAGCCAGCCCAGGAGGAGGTGCAACAGGCTCAACTGCAGGTCCAGCAGGCTCAACTGCAGGTCCAGCAGGCTCAACTGCAGGTCCAGCAGGCTCAACTGCAGGTCCAGCAGGCTCAACTGCAGGTCCAGCAGGCTCAACTGCAGGTCCAGCAGGCTCAACTGCAGGTCCAGCAGGCTCAGCAGGCCTCGGACCAGGAGATCCAGAGCCTGAAGAAGTCCCTCAGCCAGGCCCGAGACCAAAATCAAAGACCTGGAGGGACAACTGGAGGACATACAGAATGTACTAGTAATGTACTTTATGTGTATGGAGCCAGTGCCTCCATAGAGTCAAGTAAAGTTAGCATGCAGAAG ACTGTGAGTGAGCGCGACACGGAGATGGGGGGTTTGAAGAAGGAGGTGACCCGCCTCCCGGAGCAGTCTGCCCAGGCCCAGGAGGAGGTGACCAGACTGAGACAGGAGGTGACCCGCCTCCCGGAGCAGTCTGCCCAGGCCCAGGAGGAGGTGaccaggctgagacaggaggtgaCCCGCCTCCAGGAGCAGTCTACCCAGGCCCAGGAGGAGGTGaccaggctgagacaggaggtgaCCCGCCTCCAGGAGCAGTCTACCCAGGCCCAGGAGGAGGTGaccaggctgagacaggaggtgaCCCGCCTCCAGGAGCAGTCTACCCAGGCCCAGGAGGAGGTGaccaggctgagacaggaggtgaCCCGCCTCCAGGAGCAGTCTACCCAGGCCGAGGGGGAGATGaccaggctgagacaggaggtgaCCCGCCTCCAGGAGCAGTCTACCAAGGCTGAGGGGGAGATGaccaggctgagacaggaggtgaCCCGCCTCCAGGAGCAGTCTACCAAGGCCGAGGGGGAGGTGaccaggctgagacaggaggtgaCCCGCCTCCAGGAGCAGTCTACCCAGGCCCAGGAGGAGGTGaccaggctgagacaggaggtgaCCCGCCTCCAGAAGCAGTCTACCCAGGCCCAGGAGGAGGTGaccaggctgagacaggaggtgaCCCGCCTCCAGGAGCAGTCTACCCAGGCCCAGGAGGAGGTGACCAGGCTGAGAGAGGAGGTGACCCGCCTCCAGGAGCAGTCTACCCAGGCCCAGGAGGAGGTGaccaggctgagacaggagcTGCAGGAGAAGATGGCCCCGGAGGAGCAACAGATGGCCGACAAGAAGGAGAAGATCAAGAAGGCCTCCATGGGTTCCAAGCAGAAGCTCAACCAGCTCAACA TTGCAAAGGTGCAGCTGGCCAAGGAGGTGGAGGACATGAAGCAGCAGCGGGAGGAGCAGGAGGTGCGTCTGAGCTCCCTCAGGTCCTGGTATGAGGGCCGTCTCCACCTACAGGACCGAGAGATCAGGGAACTGAAAGACCACCGCAACGAACAACCTCAGAGGAACGAGCCCCACGACCAGGGTAACaataag GTAGAGGacgaggaggatgatgatgatgacgaccaGGGGATGGAAGAAGAGGAGCGCTACGAGGGGAGCGGAGACACCAACGAGCCGTACGAATGA
- the LOC106568912 gene encoding putative uncharacterized protein DDB_G0271606 isoform X7 — MQLDKLVAEAAAKPAQEEVQQAQLQVQQAQLQVQQAQLQVQQAQLQVQQAQLQVQQAQLQVQQAQLQVQQAQQASDQEIQSLKKSLSQARDQNQRPGGTTGGHTECTSNVLYVYGASASIESSKVSMQKTVSERDTEMGGLKKEVTRLPEQSAQAQEEVTRLRQEVTRLPEQSAQAQEEVTRLRQEVTRLQEQSTQAQEEVTRLRQEVTRLQEQSTQAQEEVTRLRQEVTRLQEQSTQAQEEVTRLRQEVTRLQEQSTQAEGEMTRLRQEVTRLQEQSTKAEGEMTRLRQEVTRLQEQSTKAEGEVTRLRQEVTRLQEQSTQAQEEVTRLRQEVTRLQKQSTQAQEEVTRLRQEVTRLQEQSTQAQEEVTRLREEVTRLQEQSTQAQEEVTRLRQELQEKMAPEEQQMADKKEKIKKASMGSKQKLNQLNIAKVQLAKEVEDMKQQREEQEVRLSSLRSWYEGRLHLQDREIRELKDHRNEQPQRNEPHDQGNNKRTRRMMMMTTRGWKKRSATRGAETPTSRTNERET; from the exons ATGCAGCTTGACAAG CTGGTGGCAGAAGCAGCAGCCAAGCCAGCCCAGGAGGAGGTGCAACAGGCTCAACTGCAGGTCCAGCAGGCTCAACTGCAGGTCCAGCAGGCTCAACTGCAGGTCCAGCAGGCTCAACTGCAGGTCCAGCAGGCTCAACTGCAGGTCCAGCAGGCTCAACTGCAGGTCCAGCAGGCTCAACTGCAGGTCCAGCAGGCTCAGCAGGCCTCGGACCAGGAGATCCAGAGCCTGAAGAAGTCCCTCAGCCAGGCCCGAGACCAAAATCAAAGACCTGGAGGGACAACTGGAGGACATACAGAATGTACTAGTAATGTACTTTATGTGTATGGAGCCAGTGCCTCCATAGAGTCAAGTAAAGTTAGCATGCAGAAG ACTGTGAGTGAGCGCGACACGGAGATGGGGGGTTTGAAGAAGGAGGTGACCCGCCTCCCGGAGCAGTCTGCCCAGGCCCAGGAGGAGGTGACCAGACTGAGACAGGAGGTGACCCGCCTCCCGGAGCAGTCTGCCCAGGCCCAGGAGGAGGTGaccaggctgagacaggaggtgaCCCGCCTCCAGGAGCAGTCTACCCAGGCCCAGGAGGAGGTGaccaggctgagacaggaggtgaCCCGCCTCCAGGAGCAGTCTACCCAGGCCCAGGAGGAGGTGaccaggctgagacaggaggtgaCCCGCCTCCAGGAGCAGTCTACCCAGGCCCAGGAGGAGGTGaccaggctgagacaggaggtgaCCCGCCTCCAGGAGCAGTCTACCCAGGCCGAGGGGGAGATGaccaggctgagacaggaggtgaCCCGCCTCCAGGAGCAGTCTACCAAGGCTGAGGGGGAGATGaccaggctgagacaggaggtgaCCCGCCTCCAGGAGCAGTCTACCAAGGCCGAGGGGGAGGTGaccaggctgagacaggaggtgaCCCGCCTCCAGGAGCAGTCTACCCAGGCCCAGGAGGAGGTGaccaggctgagacaggaggtgaCCCGCCTCCAGAAGCAGTCTACCCAGGCCCAGGAGGAGGTGaccaggctgagacaggaggtgaCCCGCCTCCAGGAGCAGTCTACCCAGGCCCAGGAGGAGGTGACCAGGCTGAGAGAGGAGGTGACCCGCCTCCAGGAGCAGTCTACCCAGGCCCAGGAGGAGGTGaccaggctgagacaggagcTGCAGGAGAAGATGGCCCCGGAGGAGCAACAGATGGCCGACAAGAAGGAGAAGATCAAGAAGGCCTCCATGGGTTCCAAGCAGAAGCTCAACCAGCTCAACA TTGCAAAGGTGCAGCTGGCCAAGGAGGTGGAGGACATGAAGCAGCAGCGGGAGGAGCAGGAGGTGCGTCTGAGCTCCCTCAGGTCCTGGTATGAGGGCCGTCTCCACCTACAGGACCGAGAGATCAGGGAACTGAAAGACCACCGCAACGAACAACCTCAGAGGAACGAGCCCCACGACCAGGGTAACaataag AGGacgaggaggatgatgatgatgacgaccaGGGGATGGAAGAAGAGGAGCGCTACGAGGGGAGCGGAGACACCAACGAGCCGTACGAATGAGAGGGAAACGTGA
- the LOC106568912 gene encoding putative uncharacterized protein DDB_G0271606 isoform X10 yields the protein MQLDKLVAEAAAKPAQEEVQQAQLQVQQAQLQVQQAQLQVQQAQLQVQQAQLQVQQAQLQVQQAQLQVQQAQQASDQEIQSLKKSLSQARDQNQRPGGTTGGHTECTSNVLYVYGASASIESSKVSMQKTVSERDTEMGGLKKEVTRLPEQSAQAQEEVTRLRQEVTRLPEQSAQAQEEVTRLRQEVTRLQEQSTQAQEEVTRLRQEVTRLQEQSTQAQEEVTRLRQEVTRLQEQSTQAQEEVTRLRQEVTRLQEQSTQAEGEMTRLRQEVTRLQEQSTKAEGEMTRLRQEVTRLQEQSTKAEGEVTRLRQEVTRLQEQSTQAQEEVTRLRQEVTRLQKQSTQAQEEVTRLRQEVTRLQEQSTQAQEEVTRLREEVTRLQEQSTQAQEEVTRLRQELQEKMAPEEQQMADKKEKIKKASMGSKQKLNQLNIAKVQLAKEVEDMKQQREEQEVRLSSLRSWYEGRLHLQDREIRELKDHRNEQPQRNEPHDQGNNKLFRAAPHRQHQAHPGVGW from the exons ATGCAGCTTGACAAG CTGGTGGCAGAAGCAGCAGCCAAGCCAGCCCAGGAGGAGGTGCAACAGGCTCAACTGCAGGTCCAGCAGGCTCAACTGCAGGTCCAGCAGGCTCAACTGCAGGTCCAGCAGGCTCAACTGCAGGTCCAGCAGGCTCAACTGCAGGTCCAGCAGGCTCAACTGCAGGTCCAGCAGGCTCAACTGCAGGTCCAGCAGGCTCAGCAGGCCTCGGACCAGGAGATCCAGAGCCTGAAGAAGTCCCTCAGCCAGGCCCGAGACCAAAATCAAAGACCTGGAGGGACAACTGGAGGACATACAGAATGTACTAGTAATGTACTTTATGTGTATGGAGCCAGTGCCTCCATAGAGTCAAGTAAAGTTAGCATGCAGAAG ACTGTGAGTGAGCGCGACACGGAGATGGGGGGTTTGAAGAAGGAGGTGACCCGCCTCCCGGAGCAGTCTGCCCAGGCCCAGGAGGAGGTGACCAGACTGAGACAGGAGGTGACCCGCCTCCCGGAGCAGTCTGCCCAGGCCCAGGAGGAGGTGaccaggctgagacaggaggtgaCCCGCCTCCAGGAGCAGTCTACCCAGGCCCAGGAGGAGGTGaccaggctgagacaggaggtgaCCCGCCTCCAGGAGCAGTCTACCCAGGCCCAGGAGGAGGTGaccaggctgagacaggaggtgaCCCGCCTCCAGGAGCAGTCTACCCAGGCCCAGGAGGAGGTGaccaggctgagacaggaggtgaCCCGCCTCCAGGAGCAGTCTACCCAGGCCGAGGGGGAGATGaccaggctgagacaggaggtgaCCCGCCTCCAGGAGCAGTCTACCAAGGCTGAGGGGGAGATGaccaggctgagacaggaggtgaCCCGCCTCCAGGAGCAGTCTACCAAGGCCGAGGGGGAGGTGaccaggctgagacaggaggtgaCCCGCCTCCAGGAGCAGTCTACCCAGGCCCAGGAGGAGGTGaccaggctgagacaggaggtgaCCCGCCTCCAGAAGCAGTCTACCCAGGCCCAGGAGGAGGTGaccaggctgagacaggaggtgaCCCGCCTCCAGGAGCAGTCTACCCAGGCCCAGGAGGAGGTGACCAGGCTGAGAGAGGAGGTGACCCGCCTCCAGGAGCAGTCTACCCAGGCCCAGGAGGAGGTGaccaggctgagacaggagcTGCAGGAGAAGATGGCCCCGGAGGAGCAACAGATGGCCGACAAGAAGGAGAAGATCAAGAAGGCCTCCATGGGTTCCAAGCAGAAGCTCAACCAGCTCAACA TTGCAAAGGTGCAGCTGGCCAAGGAGGTGGAGGACATGAAGCAGCAGCGGGAGGAGCAGGAGGTGCGTCTGAGCTCCCTCAGGTCCTGGTATGAGGGCCGTCTCCACCTACAGGACCGAGAGATCAGGGAACTGAAAGACCACCGCAACGAACAACCTCAGAGGAACGAGCCCCACGACCAGGGTAACaataag CTCTTCAGAGCAGCACCCCACCGCCAACATCAAGCCCACCCCGGTGTCGGGTGGTGA
- the LOC106568912 gene encoding nucleoprotein TPR isoform X12 — MGGLKKEVTRLPEQSAQAQEEVTRLRQEVTRLPEQSAQAQEEVTRLRQEVTRLQEQSTQAQEEVTRLRQEVTRLQEQSTQAQEEVTRLRQEVTRLQEQSTQAQEEVTRLRQEVTRLQEQSTQAEGEMTRLRQEVTRLQEQSTKAEGEMTRLRQEVTRLQEQSTKAEGEVTRLRQEVTRLQEQSTQAQEEVTRLRQEVTRLQKQSTQAQEEVTRLRQEVTRLQEQSTQAQEEVTRLREEVTRLQEQSTQAQEEVTRLRQELQEKMAPEEQQMADKKEKIKKASMGSKQKLNQLNIAKVQLAKEVEDMKQQREEQEVRLSSLRSWYEGRLHLQDREIRELKDHRNEQPQRNEPHDQDAGAAAESSRTEAVVLPALQSSTPPPTSSPPRCRVVTPVNLPRSLGASPPPEPASDPWFPSKCPPPRPQSCPIHSLTARKVEDEEDDDDDDQGMEEEERYEGSGDTNEPYE; from the exons ATGGGGGGTTTGAAGAAGGAGGTGACCCGCCTCCCGGAGCAGTCTGCCCAGGCCCAGGAGGAGGTGACCAGACTGAGACAGGAGGTGACCCGCCTCCCGGAGCAGTCTGCCCAGGCCCAGGAGGAGGTGaccaggctgagacaggaggtgaCCCGCCTCCAGGAGCAGTCTACCCAGGCCCAGGAGGAGGTGaccaggctgagacaggaggtgaCCCGCCTCCAGGAGCAGTCTACCCAGGCCCAGGAGGAGGTGaccaggctgagacaggaggtgaCCCGCCTCCAGGAGCAGTCTACCCAGGCCCAGGAGGAGGTGaccaggctgagacaggaggtgaCCCGCCTCCAGGAGCAGTCTACCCAGGCCGAGGGGGAGATGaccaggctgagacaggaggtgaCCCGCCTCCAGGAGCAGTCTACCAAGGCTGAGGGGGAGATGaccaggctgagacaggaggtgaCCCGCCTCCAGGAGCAGTCTACCAAGGCCGAGGGGGAGGTGaccaggctgagacaggaggtgaCCCGCCTCCAGGAGCAGTCTACCCAGGCCCAGGAGGAGGTGaccaggctgagacaggaggtgaCCCGCCTCCAGAAGCAGTCTACCCAGGCCCAGGAGGAGGTGaccaggctgagacaggaggtgaCCCGCCTCCAGGAGCAGTCTACCCAGGCCCAGGAGGAGGTGACCAGGCTGAGAGAGGAGGTGACCCGCCTCCAGGAGCAGTCTACCCAGGCCCAGGAGGAGGTGaccaggctgagacaggagcTGCAGGAGAAGATGGCCCCGGAGGAGCAACAGATGGCCGACAAGAAGGAGAAGATCAAGAAGGCCTCCATGGGTTCCAAGCAGAAGCTCAACCAGCTCAACA TTGCAAAGGTGCAGCTGGCCAAGGAGGTGGAGGACATGAAGCAGCAGCGGGAGGAGCAGGAGGTGCGTCTGAGCTCCCTCAGGTCCTGGTATGAGGGCCGTCTCCACCTACAGGACCGAGAGATCAGGGAACTGAAAGACCACCGCAACGAACAACCTCAGAGGAACGAGCCCCACGACCAGG AcgcaggagcagcagcagagagctCCAGAACAGAGGCAG TGGTTCTTCCAGCTCTTCAGAGCAGCACCCCACCGCCAACATCAAGCCCACCCCGGTGTCGGGTGGTGACCCCAGTAAACCTTCCCCGATCCCTGGGAGCAAGTCCCCCCCCAGAGCCAGCATCCGACCCATGGTTCCCGTCAAAGTGCCCACCCCCACGGCCACAGTCATGCCCCATACACAGTCTGACAGCCAGGAAG GTAGAGGacgaggaggatgatgatgatgacgaccaGGGGATGGAAGAAGAGGAGCGCTACGAGGGGAGCGGAGACACCAACGAGCCGTACGAATGA